The Chryseobacterium geocarposphaerae genome window below encodes:
- a CDS encoding glycoside hydrolase family 3 C-terminal domain-containing protein, with protein MNKNETTLLMLSKKAKFAGLFLALLTASPFAKAQNKPTVTVAGKIFKDLNKNGKLDVWEDTRLSVDKRIDAIIKQMTNEEKVNLLIGTGMPGIEVLTGPVGDSKQGLVPGAAGGTADFERFGIPATVVADGPAGLRIAPIRPNDSKTYYATAFPVGTALASTWNKTLLEQVGKAMGNEVKEYGVDVLLAPALNIQRNPLNGRNFEYYSEDPLISGKTAAAIVNGIQSQGVGTSIKHFAANNEETNRLTINAHVSERAMRELYLRNFEIAVKESQPWTVMSSYNKVNGVYTSDSKDLLTQVLRNEWGFKGIVMTDWFGGFPGFESIRNGGISDVVKQMKAGNDLLMPGIPTQKKVLLEALNSGKLSPETANLNVKRILEYIFKTPTFDQYQYSDKPNLAEHAEVTRNAATEGMVLLKNEQNALPFDNKQKEVSLFGVTSYAWITGGTGSGSVNNKHTVSLLEGLNAAGYKLDKELVNLYTPHAEKELVAEKERRKAKGILALPERLPEIKLDDSFYAKKAQTSEIAFVTLGRNSGEGGDRVVDNDFNLATEEIEMLDKISKAFHAKGKKVVVILNIGGVIETASWKDKVDAILLAWQPGQEGGHSVADVISGKVNPSGKLTMTFPVNYADHASAKNFPGVPADNPKDVTYQEGVYVGYRYFNTFGVKPSYEFGFGKSYTDFAYSNIKTNSETFNNQLEITVDVKNTGKATGKEVVELYLSAPGKNIDKPKSELKAYAKTKDLKPRESQTITLVLNPKDLASFETAKSAWVAEAGNYKVFVGASSLDIKQTAEFSVPKELVVEKVQHILPADEKFEDLKPKN; from the coding sequence ATGAACAAGAACGAAACTACTTTGCTGATGCTTTCGAAAAAAGCAAAGTTCGCAGGATTGTTCCTGGCTTTATTAACAGCTTCGCCTTTTGCAAAGGCTCAAAATAAACCTACGGTTACCGTTGCCGGAAAAATATTCAAAGACCTTAACAAAAACGGAAAGTTGGATGTCTGGGAAGATACAAGACTTTCGGTGGACAAAAGAATTGATGCCATTATCAAACAGATGACCAATGAAGAAAAAGTCAATCTTCTTATTGGAACAGGAATGCCCGGAATTGAAGTTCTGACCGGACCTGTCGGAGATTCAAAACAAGGTTTGGTTCCAGGAGCGGCGGGTGGAACAGCAGATTTCGAGAGGTTCGGAATTCCTGCGACGGTAGTTGCGGACGGACCTGCCGGTTTGAGAATTGCTCCAATAAGACCGAATGATTCAAAAACGTATTATGCAACCGCTTTTCCTGTGGGAACAGCTTTGGCTTCAACCTGGAATAAAACACTTTTGGAGCAGGTGGGAAAAGCAATGGGAAATGAAGTGAAAGAATATGGTGTAGATGTACTTTTAGCGCCCGCTTTGAATATTCAGAGAAATCCGTTGAACGGTAGAAACTTCGAATATTATTCCGAAGATCCTTTAATTTCGGGAAAAACTGCAGCCGCTATTGTAAACGGTATTCAGTCTCAAGGTGTGGGAACTTCCATCAAACATTTCGCCGCAAACAACGAAGAAACCAATAGGTTGACCATCAACGCTCACGTTTCTGAACGAGCAATGAGAGAATTGTACCTTAGAAATTTCGAAATCGCCGTTAAAGAATCTCAGCCCTGGACGGTAATGTCTTCTTACAATAAAGTGAACGGCGTTTATACATCAGATTCAAAAGATTTATTAACTCAGGTTTTGAGGAACGAATGGGGTTTCAAAGGAATTGTAATGACCGACTGGTTCGGTGGTTTCCCCGGATTTGAATCCATCAGAAACGGCGGAATCTCAGATGTTGTCAAGCAGATGAAAGCAGGAAACGACCTTTTGATGCCGGGAATTCCTACGCAGAAAAAAGTGTTGCTGGAAGCTTTAAATTCAGGGAAATTATCTCCGGAAACTGCGAACCTCAACGTAAAAAGAATTTTAGAATACATTTTCAAAACGCCGACTTTCGACCAATATCAATACAGCGACAAACCTAATCTTGCAGAACACGCAGAAGTGACAAGAAATGCAGCAACGGAAGGAATGGTTTTGCTTAAAAATGAACAAAATGCTTTGCCTTTTGACAACAAGCAGAAAGAAGTTTCGTTATTCGGAGTGACTTCTTACGCCTGGATTACAGGCGGAACAGGAAGCGGAAGTGTAAACAACAAACACACCGTTTCTTTATTGGAAGGATTGAATGCAGCAGGTTACAAATTAGACAAAGAATTGGTCAATTTATATACACCACACGCTGAAAAAGAATTAGTTGCCGAAAAAGAAAGAAGAAAAGCAAAAGGAATTTTGGCTTTACCGGAAAGACTTCCCGAAATAAAACTTGATGATTCATTTTATGCTAAAAAAGCGCAAACTTCGGAAATTGCTTTCGTGACGTTGGGAAGAAACTCAGGAGAAGGCGGTGACAGAGTTGTTGATAATGATTTCAATTTAGCAACAGAAGAAATTGAAATGCTGGATAAAATTTCCAAAGCTTTCCACGCAAAAGGAAAGAAAGTCGTTGTAATCCTGAATATCGGAGGCGTTATCGAAACGGCTTCGTGGAAAGATAAAGTCGATGCTATTTTATTAGCTTGGCAACCGGGTCAGGAAGGCGGACATTCCGTTGCAGATGTGATTTCAGGAAAGGTAAATCCTTCCGGAAAACTAACGATGACTTTCCCTGTGAATTACGCAGATCACGCTTCGGCAAAGAATTTCCCGGGAGTTCCTGCAGATAACCCGAAAGATGTGACGTATCAGGAAGGGGTGTATGTTGGTTACCGTTATTTTAACACGTTTGGCGTAAAACCTTCGTATGAATTCGGTTTTGGGAAATCTTACACGGATTTTGCGTATTCAAATATTAAAACGAACTCAGAGACTTTTAATAACCAATTAGAAATAACTGTTGATGTAAAAAATACCGGAAAAGCTACCGGAAAAGAAGTCGTTGAATTGTATCTTTCAGCTCCGGGGAAAAATATCGACAAACCAAAATCTGAATTGAAAGCTTATGCTAAAACCAAAGATCTGAAACCTAGAGAATCCCAAACCATTACTTTGGTATTAAATCCGAAAGATTTAGCATCATTTGAAACCGCAAAATCTGCGTGGGTTGCAGAAGCCGGAAATTACAAAGTATTTGTCGGAGCTTCTTCTTTAGACATCAAACAAACAGCAGAATTCTCTGTTCCGAAAGAATTAGTGGTTGAAAAAGTTCAGCACATTCTACCTGCGGATGAAAAGTTTGAAGATCTAAAGCCTAAAAACTAA